The following are encoded together in the Mugil cephalus isolate CIBA_MC_2020 chromosome 18, CIBA_Mcephalus_1.1, whole genome shotgun sequence genome:
- the armc3 gene encoding armadillo repeat-containing protein 3, producing the protein MGKKTKKESDTPCKETFEPLPVESKTPATVVLLLNSPEEDIVAKACEAIHTYAEKGDENKVSLLGLGALEPLCRLISHNNKLVRCNAFMALGIMATNGDVKNALKKLDAIPSIIEKLSLEEDTVVHEFATLCLASLSVDFVCKVKIFDNKGLPPLIQLLSSPDPDVKKNSLEIIFNLVQDYQSRLVVHELGGIPPLLELLMSDFPVIQHLTLKTLQNVTLDKDTRKTFREVQGFEKLMDILNNKDFSDLHAEALNVVANCLSDSESVHLIHKDGGLKRLMEFVLTPSMPEIQSNTVKCIARVAQNSESRRLLHEQDVEKVLVELLSVADVSVRTSTCQAVAAMSFHLVSKDSFRDSGGVPAVVQLLSGETSALKEAATQALSNLTHKNQLNASAVYEAGGHEMLVQQLNESCPRTVASSAATLCNMAAQEIIRCSILSHGATEALVEPLKSTDTQVLINATMCLAVLACDAEARAELRRAGGLEPLVNLLRSHHKEVLHNACLAVKVCASDESTAVEMCKFGALEILQEISQSVNRRSGFSELAMISLLNSNLSVKYSLTGHLASTDTITPGFYDAGKARSGQRILTLEELSKQPVNQHRPVFLVNTATEETVDFPEETERQRNPSESGSRRDRRTPRKVKEGDKQKEEPQSDSPVEKPWTMMADVPLQILVNEAKASILPLNDEKEQYAALARLVSEAMGGAVEMEKMHEFPWMLHLSELKFQLQSNVVPIGLIQKGIYCHRALLYKCLADCIGMSCTLVRGEYNRAWNEVLFFSGTNDRHSSQPCRYIVDLMHQPGSLLGVNTPAALQYQSI; encoded by the exons ATGGGAAAGAAGACTAAGAAAGAAAGCGACACTCCGTGCAAGGAAACG TTTGAGCCACTACCTGTTGAGAGTAAAACCCCAGCAACAGtagtgctgctgctgaactCCCCAGAGGAGGACATTGTAGCAAAAGCCTGCGAAGCAATCCACACATATGCAGAGAAAG GAGACGAGAACAAGGTTTCTCTGCTGGGACTTGGGGCACTGGAGCCTCTGTGCCGACTCATTTCTCACAACAATAAGCTTGTCAGATGCAACGCGTTCATGGCCCTGGGCATCATGGCAACCAATG GGGATGTAAAAAACGCTCTGAAAAAATTAGACGCCATCCCGTCGATTATAGAAAAACTGTCCCTCGAAG AAGATACCGTTGTCCACGAGTTTGCAACACTGTGCCTGGCCTCTCTGTCAGTGGATTTTGTCTGTAAGGTCAAGATCTTTGACAACAAGGGTCTGCCACCTCTGATCCAGCTCCTATCCAGCCCAGACCCAGATGTAAAGAAGAACTCACTAGAAATCATCTTCAACCTTGTTCAG GACTACCAAAGCCGTCTGGTGGTACACGAGTTAGGTGGCATCCCTCCGCTCCTGGAGCTGCTGATGTCAGACTTCCCTGTCATTCAGCATCTCACTTTAAAGACGCTGCAGAATGTTACTCTTGACAAAGATACGCGGAAGACTTTCAGAGAAGTGCAGGGATTTGAGAAACTCATGGATATTCTCAATAACAAG GACTTCAGTGACCTACATGCTGAGGCCTTAAATGTAGTGGCTAACTGTTTGAGTGACAGCGAGAGTGTCCACCTCATCCACAAGGATGGAGGACTAAAAAGACTGATGGAATTTGTGCTCACCCCCAGCATGCCAGAAATCCAGTCCAACACTGTTAAATGCATCGCCAGGGTCGCTCAGAACT CGGAGAGTCGCAGGCTGCTCCACGAGCAGGATGTGGAGAAGGTTCTGGTAGAGCTTCTGTCTGTGGCAGATGTCAGTGTGAGAACGTCTACCTGCCAGGCCGTGGCCGCAATGAGCTTTCACCTAGTCAGCAAGGACAGCTTCAGAGACTCAG gcgGTGTCCCTGCAGTGGTACAGCTACTGAGCGGTGAAACTTCAGCCCTGAAAGAGGCTGCGACCCAGGCTCTTTCTAACCTCACACATAAAAACCAGCTCAACGCCTC AGCAGTGTATGAGGCAGGAGGACATGAGATGCTCGTCCAGCAGCTTAATGAGAGCTGTCCGAGGACGGTGGCCAGTTCTGCTGCGACACTTTGCAACATGGCAGCACAGGAGATCATCCGCTGCAGCATCCTGTCTCATGGAGCCACGGAGGCTCTGGTGGAGCCCCTGAAGTCCACAGACACGCAGGTGCTGATCAATGCTACAATGTGCCTGGCAGTGCTGGCCTGTGACGCAGAAGCCAGGGCCGAG CTACGAAGAGCTGGAGGCCTTGAGCCGCTCGTCAACTTGCTGCGCTCCCATCATAAGGAGGTGCTGCATAATGCCTGCTTGGCAGTAAAAGTCTGTGCCAGTGATGAGTCGACCGCCGTGGAGATGTGTAAATTTGG AGCTCTGGAAATACTCCAGGAAATCAGCCAGTCCGTGAACCGTAGAAGCGGTTTCAGCGAGTTGGCCATGATCAGCCTGCTTAACTCCAACCTGTCTGTTAAATATAGTCTGACAGGTCATCTGGCCTCTACTGACACTATTACTCCTGGCTTCTACGATGCCGGGAAG gcTCGTTCAGGTCAGAGGATTCTGACTTTAGAGGAACTCTCCAAGCAGCCAGTCAACCAGCACCGGCCTGTTTTTCTCGTCAACACAGCAACAGA AGAGACAGTAGATTTtccagaagagacagagagacaaaggaaCCCATCAGAATCAGGCAGCAGGAGAGACCGTAGGACACCAAg GAAGgtgaaagagggagacaaacagaaagaagagcCCCAGTCTGACTCTCCAGTAGAGAAACCATGGACCATGATGGCAGATGTTCCTCTGCAGATTCTAGTTAACGAGGCCAAAGCATCCATCCTCCCCCTGAATGATGAGAAAGAGCAGTATGCTGCCTTGGCCAG GCTGGTGAGCGAGGCCATGGGTGGAGCAGTGGAGATGGAAAAGATGCACGAATTCCCGTGGATGCTGCACCTCAGTGAGCTCAAGTTTCAGCTTCAGTCCAATGTTGTTCCCATCGGTTTGATCCAGAAGGGAATCTACTGCCACAGGGCTCTCCTGTACAAG TGCCTGGCTGATTGCATTGGAATGAGCTGCACACTTGTTCGGGGTGAGTACAACCGAGCTTGGAACGAGGTGCTCTTCTTCAGTGGGACCAATGATCGGCATTCTTCACAGCCCTGCCGCTACATAGTAGACCTGATGCATCAACCTGGGAGCCTGCTGGGAGTCAACACGCCTGCTGCTCTGCAGTACCAGTCAATATAA
- the msrb2 gene encoding methionine-R-sulfoxide reductase B2, mitochondrial, with the protein MSRFLSRLSAAVSRRAAARSAPLPRRIPVVFRPVSTSQGLPSLTRYSETKDWQKKLTPEQFVVTREKGTEEPFSGIYLNHFEVGMYHCVCCEAPLFSSEAKYDSGTGWPAFKEAHGTWERDESLASILRRPDNSLGSTGTEVICKNCDAHLGHVFEDGPDPTGQRFCINSVALTFKPRESSNADADEQK; encoded by the exons ATGTCACGTTTCCTCAGCCGCCTCTCCGCTGCCGTTTCTCGCCGCGCTGCGGCCAGATCCGCGCCGTTACCGAGGAGGATCCCGGTGGTTTTCCGTCCCGTGTCCACGTCTCAAG GCCTGCCGTCCCTAACACGCTACAGCGAGACTAAAGACTGGCAGAAGAAACTGACCCCTGAGCAGTTTGTTGTCACCAGAGAGAAGGGGACTGAGGAG CCCTTCAGTGGGATCTACCTGAACCATTTTGAAGTGGGGATGTACCACTGTGTCTGCTGTGAGGCTCCATTATTCAG TTCAGAGGCTAAGTATGACTCTGGGACAGGTTGGCCGGCATTCAAAGAGGCTCATGGGACCTGGGAGCGCGATGAAAGCCTCGCCTCCATCCTTCGTCGCCCGGACAACAGCCTGGGTAGTACCGGGACAGAGGTCATTTGTAAAAAC TGCGACGCCCACCTCGGCCACGTGTTCGAGGACGGCCCAGACCCGACGGGTCAGCGCTTCTGCATCAACAGTGTGGCCCTCACGTTTAAACCTAGAGAGAGCAGCAACGCTGACGCGGATGAGCAGAAGTGA
- the c8g gene encoding complement component C8 gamma chain, with translation MAGVWRYTLAVAVLMCLWDFTEAVGGAVSRPRPVRRPPKKPKVDPIDLTQPAQNIDIERMTGTWYLLLAASKCSFLMTQGTKVEPTVMVLTRTPDSAQTLSVSTKTRHSHQCWEIRQVYTLTTTPGRLTLKGARPEMNTEIVVGETDYTSYAIIYYQKRGKMTMKLYSRSLDNLSEPMLAKFEQLSEKQGMGLAYLFPFPTYSHCGTVDEDHIINCVPTC, from the exons ATGGCTGGAGTGTGGCGTTACACGCTGGCGGTGGCAGTGCTGAtgtgcctctgggatttcactgAGGCTGTGGGGGGGGCGGTGAGCCGACCGCGACCTGTAAGACGACCTCCCAAAAAGCCAAAAGTTGACCCCATCGACCTGACCCAGCCTGCACAGAACATAGACATAGAACGG ATGACAGGGACGTGGTACCTCCTTCTGGCTGCCTCCAAATGCTCCTTCCTCATGACGCAGGGGACCAAGGTGGAGCCGACGGTCATGGTCCTCACGCGTACCCCTGACTCTGCCCAAACTCTGTCTGTAAGCACTAAAACCAGACA tAGTCACCAGTGTTGGGAGATACGACAGGTTTACACTCTAACCACAACCCCAGGACGACTAACACTTAAAG GAGCTCGCCCTGAAATGAACACTGAGATAGTGGTTGGAGAGACCGATTACACCTCTTACGCAATCATATACTACCAGAAAAGGGGCAAGATGACGATGAAACTCTATA GCAGGTCTCTGGACAATCTCTCGGAGCCAATGTTGGCCAAGTTTGAACAACTTTCTGAGAAACAAGGAATGGGACTGGCCTACCTCTTCCCTTTCCCCACCTACA gtCATTGTGGAACTGTGGACGAGGATCACATAATCA ACTGTGTCCCCACATGCTGA